The proteins below come from a single Candidatus Binatia bacterium genomic window:
- the zwf gene encoding glucose-6-phosphate dehydrogenase: MATDRSGSTVAAAGPCLLVLFGASGDLTKRKLIPALYNLVGDRLLAEEFAVIGFARRDTSDADFRDQMRRNISEYATDGVDERTWAWLQSRLYFVGGEFHDDEAYKRLEAKIKEVEDQHHTGGNVLFYLAVAPEFFDPIVQKLAVQGMVKQNDGRWRRVVIEKPFGRDLATAKALNDSLLKVLDESQIYRIDHYLGKETVQNILVFRFANGIFEPIWNRRYVDHVQITVAETVGVEGRGGYYDETGALRDMVPNHIMQLISLVALEPPISFHADAVRDEQSKVLRAVQPMTPEEVLQKAVRGQYGAGTIGNRRLPDYRQEDRVDSLSKTETFVAMKLEIDNWRWKDVPFYLRVGKAMAQRDTEIVVQFRRPPFALFRETTINDIDPNELVIQVQPDEGISLSFGAKIPGATMRIGSVDMDFKYSEHFGTEVATGYERLLHDAFVGDQTLFQRADMVEAGWRIVAPVLDVWSALAARDFPNYAAGSWGPKAADELMTRDGRRWHRQDR; encoded by the coding sequence ATGGCTACTGATCGCTCCGGCAGCACGGTCGCCGCCGCCGGGCCCTGCCTGCTCGTGCTGTTCGGCGCCTCGGGGGACCTGACCAAGCGCAAGCTGATCCCGGCCCTGTACAATCTCGTCGGAGACCGGTTGCTCGCCGAGGAGTTCGCGGTGATCGGATTCGCGCGCCGCGACACCAGCGACGCGGATTTCCGCGACCAGATGCGACGCAACATCAGCGAGTACGCCACCGACGGCGTCGACGAGCGGACGTGGGCATGGCTCCAAAGCCGCCTGTATTTCGTCGGTGGCGAGTTCCACGACGACGAGGCCTACAAGCGCCTCGAGGCAAAGATCAAGGAAGTCGAAGACCAGCATCACACCGGCGGCAACGTCCTGTTCTACCTTGCCGTCGCGCCGGAATTCTTCGATCCCATCGTGCAGAAGCTGGCAGTGCAGGGGATGGTCAAGCAGAACGACGGCAGGTGGCGGCGCGTCGTCATCGAGAAGCCGTTCGGCCGCGACCTTGCGACGGCCAAAGCGCTCAACGACTCGCTCCTCAAGGTTCTCGACGAAAGCCAGATCTATCGCATCGATCACTATCTCGGGAAGGAGACCGTCCAGAACATCCTGGTGTTCCGCTTCGCCAACGGCATCTTCGAGCCGATCTGGAATCGCCGCTACGTCGACCACGTGCAGATCACGGTGGCCGAGACCGTCGGCGTCGAGGGCAGGGGAGGCTACTACGACGAGACGGGCGCTCTGCGCGACATGGTGCCGAACCACATCATGCAGCTGATCAGCCTGGTCGCCCTCGAGCCGCCCATCTCTTTCCACGCCGACGCCGTGCGCGACGAGCAAAGCAAGGTGCTGCGCGCGGTGCAGCCGATGACTCCCGAGGAAGTGCTGCAGAAGGCGGTTCGGGGCCAGTACGGCGCCGGCACGATCGGCAACCGGCGCCTGCCCGACTACCGCCAGGAAGACCGCGTCGACTCGCTGTCCAAGACCGAGACCTTCGTCGCGATGAAACTGGAGATCGACAACTGGCGCTGGAAGGACGTCCCGTTCTACCTGCGCGTCGGCAAGGCGATGGCCCAGCGTGACACGGAGATCGTCGTGCAGTTCCGACGGCCGCCGTTCGCGCTGTTCCGCGAGACGACGATCAACGACATCGATCCGAACGAGCTCGTCATCCAGGTGCAGCCGGACGAAGGCATATCGCTCAGCTTCGGCGCCAAGATCCCGGGCGCGACGATGCGCATCGGCAGCGTCGACATGGACTTCAAGTACTCGGAGCATTTCGGCACCGAAGTCGCCACGGGCTACGAGCGACTCCTGCACGACGCGTTCGTCGGCGACCAGACCCTGTTCCAGCGCGCCGACATGGTCGAGGCCGGCTGGCGCATCGTCGCGCCGGTTCTCGATGTGTGGTCGGCCCTGGCCGCGCGCGACTTCCCGAACTACGCCGCCGGCAGCTGGGGACCGAAGGCGGCCGACGAGCTGATGACGCGCGACGGCCGCCGCTGGCATCGCCAGGACCGTTGA
- the gnd gene encoding decarboxylating 6-phosphogluconate dehydrogenase, with the protein MKIAMVGLGRMGANMSRRLMAGGHQVVASDRSTAAVQELAGAGAQSASSLADAVSKLDAPRVVWVMVPAGAATDSVFNELAGLLSPGDVAIDGGNSHFKDDIRRAAMLATKGIRFLDVGTSGGVWGLERGYCLMIGAEPETFAIVEPILKTLAPGPSGIAASPGREGRRSTAENGYLHCGGVGAGHFVKMIHNGIEYGLMQAYAEGFDIMKGAATAPSGAGYRYDINLADVAELWRRGSVVTSWLLDLTASALATSPDLGQYSGTVADSGEGRWTVETAVEQAVPAEVLTASLFARFRSRQDHTFAEKILSAMRHGFGGHVEPPQQPAAGKKPA; encoded by the coding sequence ATGAAAATCGCAATGGTCGGACTGGGACGCATGGGTGCCAACATGAGCCGCCGCCTGATGGCCGGCGGCCACCAGGTGGTCGCCAGCGACCGCAGCACCGCGGCGGTCCAGGAGCTTGCCGGCGCCGGGGCGCAGTCGGCCTCGAGCCTGGCTGACGCGGTCTCGAAACTGGACGCGCCGCGCGTCGTGTGGGTGATGGTGCCGGCCGGTGCGGCCACCGATTCGGTATTCAACGAGCTTGCCGGCCTGCTGTCGCCGGGCGACGTCGCCATCGACGGCGGCAACTCGCATTTCAAGGACGACATCCGGCGCGCAGCGATGCTTGCGACAAAAGGCATCCGCTTCCTCGACGTCGGCACCAGCGGCGGAGTCTGGGGCCTCGAGCGCGGCTACTGCCTGATGATCGGCGCCGAGCCCGAGACGTTCGCAATCGTCGAGCCGATCCTGAAGACGCTCGCTCCGGGGCCATCAGGCATCGCCGCATCCCCCGGCCGTGAAGGCCGGCGCAGCACTGCCGAGAACGGCTACCTGCACTGCGGCGGCGTCGGCGCCGGTCATTTCGTCAAGATGATTCACAACGGCATCGAATACGGCCTGATGCAGGCGTACGCCGAAGGGTTCGACATCATGAAAGGGGCCGCGACGGCTCCGTCCGGCGCCGGCTACCGCTATGACATCAATCTTGCCGACGTCGCCGAGCTCTGGCGCCGCGGCTCGGTCGTGACGTCGTGGCTGCTCGACCTGACGGCGTCCGCGCTTGCGACCAGTCCCGACCTCGGCCAGTACTCCGGCACCGTGGCGGATTCGGGCGAAGGACGCTGGACCGTCGAGACGGCCGTCGAGCAGGCGGTTCCAGCCGAGGTGCTGACGGCGTCGCTCTTTGCCCGCTTCCGTTCCCGCCAGGACCACACGTTCGCCGAAAAAATCCTGTCGGCGATGCGCCACGGATTCGGCGGGCACGTCGAGCCTCCGCAGCAGCCCGCGGCCGGCAAGAAACCTGCGTGA
- a CDS encoding APC family permease produces the protein MTNQSFTASRLLRAVIGDKREIDEGVFHKVSLVAFLAWVGLGADGLSSSAYGPEEAFKALGGETYLAIMLALATTLTVVIIAYSYSRIIEHFPLGGGGYIVASRLLGAGAGVTSGSALVIDYVLTISISIAAGGDAIFSFLHPEWSTKLVFGLFPLKLPIEFLAIVVLILLNLRGVKESVTALAPIFLTFLVTHAILIVGVILSRSGEIPVVVAGVREGFAHGLQSPPLGLGAIGMIALFLRAYSMGAGTYTGIEAVSNGLSIMREPKVQTGRRTMALMASSLALTAGGLIVAYLLAHVIPVEGKTMNAVLAEKFSEGMHIGGFSYGTAFVFVTLVSEAALLVVAAQAGFIDGPRVMANMASDSFLPHRFSQLSDRLTMHYGVLLMGGLSAAALWYTSGDVTHLVVMYSINVFVTFSLSQLAMCRFWVRHRSDHELWRRRLGVHVIALALCVFILCATVYVKFAEGGWVTLGLTAVLIATCFVIRRHYRTVQGGLNRLDDIVEALPTTCNGHTPELQPEAPTAVLLVGSYAGLGIHTMLSIERLFPRYFKNYVFVAVGVIDSASFTNVSAVDEVRERTQTELARYVELANRLGLAAQMRMAIDTEVLGPALRLCTDVQRDYPRSIFFAGKLVFERERWYQRLLHNETAYQLQRSLQFAGLNAMVLPTRVLETAA, from the coding sequence ATGACCAACCAGAGTTTTACTGCGTCGCGCCTGCTGCGTGCCGTCATCGGCGACAAGAGGGAGATCGACGAGGGCGTGTTCCACAAGGTCTCGCTGGTGGCGTTCCTGGCCTGGGTGGGCCTCGGCGCCGACGGTCTGTCGTCGTCGGCCTACGGCCCCGAGGAAGCGTTCAAGGCCCTCGGCGGCGAGACCTACCTCGCGATCATGCTCGCGCTCGCGACGACGCTGACGGTCGTCATCATCGCGTACTCGTACAGCCGCATCATCGAGCATTTTCCGCTGGGCGGCGGCGGGTACATCGTCGCGTCGCGACTTCTCGGAGCCGGCGCGGGCGTGACATCGGGATCGGCGCTCGTGATCGACTACGTTCTGACGATCTCGATCTCGATCGCGGCGGGCGGCGACGCGATCTTCAGCTTCCTGCACCCGGAGTGGAGCACCAAACTGGTCTTCGGGCTGTTCCCGCTGAAGCTTCCGATTGAATTTCTCGCCATCGTCGTGCTGATCCTGCTCAACCTGCGCGGGGTCAAGGAGTCGGTGACGGCGCTGGCGCCGATTTTCCTCACCTTCCTCGTCACGCATGCGATCCTGATCGTCGGCGTCATCCTCAGCCGCTCGGGCGAAATTCCGGTCGTCGTCGCCGGCGTGCGCGAAGGTTTCGCCCACGGGCTGCAGAGTCCGCCGCTCGGGCTCGGCGCAATCGGAATGATCGCGCTGTTCCTGCGCGCCTACTCGATGGGTGCCGGTACCTACACGGGCATCGAGGCCGTCTCCAACGGCCTTTCGATCATGCGCGAGCCGAAGGTACAGACCGGCCGCCGCACGATGGCGCTGATGGCCTCTTCGCTGGCGCTCACCGCCGGAGGGCTGATCGTCGCGTACCTTCTCGCGCACGTGATCCCGGTCGAAGGCAAGACGATGAACGCCGTTCTCGCCGAGAAGTTCAGCGAGGGCATGCACATCGGCGGTTTCTCGTACGGCACCGCGTTCGTGTTCGTCACGCTCGTCTCCGAGGCTGCGCTGCTCGTCGTCGCCGCGCAGGCCGGCTTCATCGACGGTCCGCGCGTGATGGCCAACATGGCCTCCGACTCGTTCCTCCCGCACCGGTTCAGCCAGCTTTCCGACCGCCTGACGATGCACTACGGCGTGCTGCTGATGGGCGGCCTTTCCGCTGCCGCGCTCTGGTACACCAGTGGCGACGTCACGCACCTGGTCGTCATGTACTCGATCAACGTGTTCGTGACGTTCTCGTTGTCCCAGCTCGCGATGTGCCGCTTCTGGGTGCGCCACCGCAGCGACCACGAGTTGTGGAGGCGGCGCCTGGGCGTGCACGTGATCGCGCTGGCGCTTTGCGTGTTCATCCTTTGCGCCACCGTCTACGTGAAGTTCGCCGAAGGCGGCTGGGTCACGCTGGGGCTTACCGCGGTGCTGATCGCCACCTGCTTCGTGATCCGGCGCCACTACCGCACCGTGCAGGGCGGGCTGAACCGGCTCGACGACATCGTCGAGGCGCTGCCGACCACCTGCAACGGCCATACGCCGGAGCTGCAGCCGGAAGCGCCGACCGCAGTGCTGCTGGTCGGCTCCTACGCGGGACTCGGCATCCACACGATGCTGTCAATCGAGAGGCTGTTCCCCCGCTATTTCAAGAACTACGTGTTCGTCGCGGTCGGGGTCATCGATTCGGCGTCGTTCACCAACGTGAGCGCCGTCGACGAAGTGCGCGAGCGCACGCAGACCGAGCTCGCGCGTTACGTCGAGCTGGCCAACCGCCTCGGGCTGGCTGCGCAGATGCGCATGGCCATCGACACCGAAGTGCTCGGTCCCGCGCTGCGCCTGTGCACCGACGTCCAGCGCGACTACCCGCGCTCGATCTTCTTTGCCGGCAAGCTCGTGTTCGAGCGGGAGCGCTGGTACCAGCGCCTGCTGCACAACGAGACGGCTTACCAGCTCCAGCGAAGCCTGCAGTTCGCCGGCCTGAACGCGATGGTGCTTCCGACCCGCGTGCTGGAGACCGCTGCATGA
- a CDS encoding sigma-54 dependent transcriptional regulator produces the protein MDSVPRADAGHAGHGGASRVLIVDDERNIRTTLSVCVEGMGCEVTAVATAESALEALERAPFDIAFLDLRLGDADGLDVLARMLSARPSLSVVIITAHATFDTAVEAIKRGAVDYVPKPFTPAQIRHIVEQAARRREIVGRVLELEDRLAEEVPEVDLVTASSKMRAVLDLLSRAAASEAPVLLRGENGTGKGVLARAVHAQSPRRARPFVTLNCPTLSEDLLASELFGHVRGAFTSAVRDQPGRVDAAEGGTLFLDEIGEISPQMQSKLLRFVQEKRYERVGENRTRTADVRIVAATNRNLDEDVRAGRFREDLLFRLNVIEVRVPPLRERPEDIVRLARRFLDFFALKAGRASPRLLPEAEAALVAYGWPGNVRELRNTVERAVILWPSSVMGPEALPEAMAAHDGGLARLGGDFTLEAIEREHVLRVLGRAPSMEEAARILGIDSSTLWRKRKKYEA, from the coding sequence ATGGACAGCGTCCCACGCGCCGACGCGGGCCACGCCGGGCACGGCGGCGCCTCGCGCGTGCTGATCGTCGACGACGAGCGAAACATCCGGACCACCCTGTCGGTCTGCGTCGAGGGGATGGGCTGCGAAGTGACGGCAGTCGCGACGGCCGAGAGCGCCCTCGAAGCCCTCGAACGCGCTCCGTTCGACATCGCGTTCCTCGATCTCCGGCTCGGCGATGCCGACGGCCTGGACGTGCTCGCGCGCATGCTGAGCGCCCGGCCGAGCCTGTCCGTCGTCATCATCACTGCGCACGCAACCTTCGATACCGCCGTCGAGGCGATCAAGCGCGGCGCCGTCGACTACGTGCCCAAGCCGTTCACGCCCGCGCAGATCCGTCACATCGTCGAGCAGGCCGCGCGGCGCAGGGAAATCGTCGGACGGGTGCTCGAGCTCGAGGACCGGCTGGCCGAAGAGGTTCCCGAAGTGGACCTCGTCACCGCCTCCTCCAAGATGAGGGCGGTGCTCGACCTGTTGTCGCGCGCCGCGGCCTCGGAGGCGCCGGTGCTGCTGCGCGGCGAGAACGGCACCGGCAAGGGCGTGCTCGCACGCGCAGTCCATGCGCAGAGCCCGAGGCGCGCGCGTCCCTTCGTCACGCTCAACTGCCCGACGCTGTCCGAAGACCTGCTCGCCAGCGAATTGTTCGGTCACGTGCGCGGCGCGTTCACGAGCGCGGTGCGTGACCAGCCCGGCCGCGTCGACGCGGCCGAAGGCGGCACCTTGTTCCTCGACGAGATCGGCGAGATCTCGCCGCAGATGCAGTCCAAGCTGCTGCGATTCGTCCAGGAGAAGCGCTACGAGCGGGTCGGCGAGAACCGCACGCGGACGGCGGACGTGCGCATCGTCGCGGCGACCAACCGCAACCTCGACGAGGACGTGCGTGCCGGGCGCTTCCGCGAGGACCTGCTGTTTCGCCTCAACGTCATCGAAGTGCGCGTGCCGCCGTTGCGCGAACGTCCCGAAGACATCGTGCGCCTGGCGCGTCGCTTCCTCGATTTCTTCGCGCTCAAGGCCGGGCGCGCCTCGCCGCGGCTGCTTCCCGAAGCCGAGGCGGCCCTCGTCGCCTACGGCTGGCCCGGCAACGTGCGCGAGCTTCGCAACACCGTCGAAAGGGCGGTCATCCTGTGGCCGTCCTCCGTGATGGGGCCCGAGGCGCTGCCCGAGGCCATGGCCGCCCACGACGGCGGCCTGGCCCGCCTCGGCGGCGATTTCACGCTGGAAGCCATCGAGCGCGAGCATGTCCTTCGCGTGCTCGGCCGCGCCCCGAGCATGGAAGAAGCGGCGCGGATCCTCGGAATCGACTCGTCCACGCTGTGGCGCAAGCGTAAGAAGTACGAAGCCTGA
- a CDS encoding ATP-binding protein, translating into MLGLRRKLTLAFGGLLALLLVLGATSIALLNEYSSTLERIFRENYDTVLYAQHMKDSIDVLDGLAERSLWNENTDASQAHDATDSFERNLASEFGNITLPGEAEAADQLGAQWKTYRQNLERQLASEDPVPARREAYRTVLLVQAQAVKATAQHIIDLNLANMVSVDGQVRSQAETSRREMLAIMGLAALFAVALTVLIGRSILDPLRALTASVREIERGNLDLAVAVPSGDEIGELAEAFNNMTARLREFRRSDRARLARTERTTLLALNSFPDAVAVVGPDGRIEMANETAEREFQLAPGVDLARSENKALWNIVGQTLATQQPFRPRGYESAIGIFRETERYFQPQAVPILSEDKTLVGVTLVLSDVTSLRILDMMKSGLLSVVSHELKTPLTSIRMATHLLLEGRVGPLTAQQADLLQAAREDGDRLHGIIDNLLDLGRLQSGRGLLDLEPVPVQSLVEDAVAEFATRYRSRGVQLEVGCAPDSGAALVDTGRVRHVFANLLENALRFTPGGGRVSITSSRSGEFVEFAVADTGSGIAPEDLPRIFDRFYRAAHQAAHSGAGLGLAIVKEIVEAHGGTIFVQSEPARGTTFRFSLRAASSADAAASRGEAAS; encoded by the coding sequence ATGCTCGGACTGCGCCGCAAACTCACGCTCGCCTTCGGCGGCCTGCTCGCGCTGCTTCTCGTGCTCGGCGCGACCAGCATCGCGCTGCTCAACGAATACAGCTCGACGCTCGAGAGGATCTTCCGCGAGAACTACGACACCGTCCTTTATGCGCAGCACATGAAGGACTCGATCGACGTCCTCGACGGCCTGGCCGAGCGCTCGCTGTGGAACGAGAACACCGACGCATCGCAGGCACACGACGCGACCGATTCCTTCGAGCGCAACCTTGCCAGCGAGTTCGGCAACATCACGCTGCCGGGGGAGGCCGAAGCCGCCGACCAGCTCGGCGCCCAGTGGAAAACCTACCGCCAGAACCTCGAACGCCAGCTTGCCAGCGAGGATCCGGTGCCGGCCAGACGCGAGGCTTACCGCACGGTGCTGCTTGTCCAGGCCCAGGCCGTCAAGGCGACGGCCCAGCACATCATCGACCTCAACCTTGCCAACATGGTCTCGGTCGACGGCCAGGTACGTTCCCAGGCCGAGACGTCGCGCCGCGAGATGCTGGCGATCATGGGGCTGGCCGCACTGTTCGCCGTCGCGCTCACGGTGCTGATCGGACGATCCATCCTCGATCCGCTTCGCGCACTGACTGCGTCGGTGCGCGAGATCGAGCGCGGCAATCTCGACCTGGCGGTGGCCGTTCCGTCGGGCGACGAGATCGGCGAGCTGGCCGAGGCGTTCAACAACATGACGGCACGCCTGCGCGAGTTCCGCCGTTCCGACCGCGCGCGCCTGGCGCGCACCGAGCGCACGACGCTGCTGGCGCTCAACAGCTTTCCCGACGCCGTGGCGGTCGTCGGTCCCGACGGTCGCATCGAGATGGCCAACGAGACCGCCGAGCGCGAGTTCCAGCTCGCACCCGGAGTGGACCTGGCGCGCTCGGAGAACAAGGCCCTGTGGAACATCGTCGGGCAGACGCTGGCGACCCAGCAGCCGTTCCGTCCGAGGGGCTACGAGTCGGCGATCGGAATCTTTCGCGAGACCGAGCGCTACTTTCAGCCTCAGGCGGTGCCGATCCTGTCGGAAGACAAGACGCTCGTCGGTGTGACGCTGGTGCTGAGCGACGTCACGAGCCTGCGCATTCTGGACATGATGAAGAGCGGCCTGTTGTCGGTCGTGTCGCACGAGCTCAAGACTCCGCTCACGTCGATCCGCATGGCCACGCACCTTCTGCTCGAAGGCAGGGTCGGACCGCTGACGGCACAGCAGGCCGACCTCCTGCAGGCGGCGCGCGAGGACGGCGACCGCCTGCACGGCATCATCGACAACCTGCTCGACCTCGGGCGCCTGCAGTCGGGGCGCGGCCTTCTCGACCTGGAGCCGGTACCGGTGCAGAGCCTGGTCGAGGATGCGGTCGCCGAATTCGCGACCCGTTACCGCAGCCGCGGCGTGCAGCTCGAGGTTGGGTGCGCGCCGGATTCGGGCGCAGCGCTCGTCGATACCGGGCGCGTCCGTCACGTCTTCGCGAACCTGCTGGAAAATGCGCTGCGCTTTACGCCCGGCGGCGGCCGCGTGTCGATCACTTCTTCGCGCAGCGGCGAGTTCGTCGAATTTGCCGTCGCCGACACTGGCAGCGGCATCGCACCCGAGGATCTCCCGCGCATTTTCGACCGCTTCTATCGCGCAGCCCACCAGGCCGCCCACAGCGGCGCGGGGCTCGGCCTGGCGATCGTCAAGGAGATCGTCGAGGCGCACGGCGGAACGATCTTCGTGCAAAGCGAGCCCGCGCGCGGCACAACGTTCCGCTTCTCGCTGCGGGCGGCCAGCTCAGCCGACGCCGCCGCGAGCCGGGGCGAAGCCGCATCGTGA